The bacterium genome includes a region encoding these proteins:
- a CDS encoding glycosyltransferase, giving the protein MNRWLRLGLQTAFGLALLWLWLRTVSLPEVVSHARVQSWAAVILMLVLFLLTSVIRARRWLFLLRPLAPVGMVRAFAMNAAGGLLNYVLPIRSGDAARAWWLWRRHRVPAGSALATIVIDKACDLAAVATVLAGLEVVAATGVISAPRGLLGAAALAIALLAAVLGTALLGPRLARSRLARALLPARFASAIAGQAFAFRAGARGLWTPALAGRLAALTALAIVIDAFNFTLLFTAVGVQVPAPRAMAAYPALLLSFAVPAGPGYLGNLEVAGSLVLGGGLGLAPAVAAGAIVLYHAITAGNALALGLLSFFLVGGRRRARAGGPRKIAVFHCGFTYSGGGERIVIEEVMGLRRRGFAVECYAPTVDASRCYPELIGEVRVRTFLPQLPRWFPFREAVQMAATSLLMPLYAWRFRGVDAIVGCNQPSAWIAWWAARLMDVPYIVYLNQPNRLVYPRSIDRETGWVANADYRLLAAIVLRAARFVAWADRRSVQEADQLLVNGDYIGDIIRRTYRRDAIDCPAGCHVAASGFPLPVEARFSGGLTINGYPIRRPYVLLTNRHYPQKRFDLAIRAMAEVRRRHPRVQLVIPGPATLHTASLQALVAELGMSDAVTFLGAIAEDELQQLYEGAAVYVYPAPEEDFGMGVIESMAKGVPVVAWNQAGPTVTVGTGTGHLAEPLEVSDYASGIADLLDRPAENQAMGERAFAWARRFDWERHLDTLERSVLEVARSHEQVAAQAATA; this is encoded by the coding sequence GTGAACCGATGGCTCCGACTTGGGCTGCAGACGGCCTTCGGCCTGGCCCTGCTGTGGCTGTGGCTTCGCACGGTGTCGCTGCCCGAGGTGGTCAGCCACGCGCGGGTGCAGAGCTGGGCGGCGGTGATCCTGATGCTCGTGCTGTTCCTGCTGACCAGCGTGATCAGGGCCCGGCGCTGGCTCTTCCTGCTGCGGCCGCTCGCCCCGGTCGGGATGGTCAGGGCGTTCGCGATGAATGCCGCGGGCGGCCTGCTTAACTACGTCCTGCCCATCCGCTCCGGTGACGCGGCGCGAGCGTGGTGGCTGTGGCGGCGGCATCGCGTGCCGGCGGGTTCGGCCCTGGCCACGATCGTCATCGACAAGGCCTGCGACCTCGCGGCCGTGGCGACCGTGTTGGCGGGGCTCGAGGTCGTGGCCGCGACCGGGGTGATCAGTGCCCCGCGCGGGCTCCTCGGTGCCGCGGCGCTGGCGATCGCGCTGCTGGCGGCGGTGCTCGGCACGGCTTTGCTGGGCCCTCGCCTCGCGCGCTCTCGCCTGGCGCGGGCTCTCCTTCCGGCTCGATTCGCCTCGGCGATTGCGGGGCAGGCGTTTGCGTTTCGCGCCGGCGCTCGCGGCCTGTGGACGCCCGCGCTCGCGGGTCGCCTGGCGGCGCTCACCGCCCTGGCGATCGTGATCGACGCCTTCAACTTCACCCTGCTGTTCACCGCCGTCGGCGTCCAGGTGCCGGCGCCACGGGCGATGGCCGCATACCCCGCGCTGCTGCTGAGCTTCGCCGTCCCCGCGGGTCCGGGCTACCTCGGCAACCTCGAAGTCGCCGGTTCGCTGGTCCTGGGTGGCGGCCTCGGGCTGGCCCCGGCGGTCGCGGCAGGGGCCATCGTCCTGTACCACGCCATCACCGCCGGCAACGCGCTGGCGCTGGGGCTGCTGAGCTTCTTTTTGGTCGGCGGGCGGCGCCGGGCTCGAGCGGGCGGCCCGCGAAAGATCGCGGTCTTCCACTGCGGGTTCACCTACTCGGGCGGCGGCGAGCGGATCGTCATCGAGGAGGTGATGGGGCTGCGGCGGCGCGGTTTCGCGGTCGAGTGCTACGCGCCCACGGTCGACGCTTCGCGCTGCTATCCCGAGCTGATCGGCGAAGTTCGAGTGCGCACCTTCCTGCCCCAGCTGCCGCGCTGGTTCCCGTTCCGCGAGGCGGTGCAGATGGCCGCGACCTCGCTTCTCATGCCGCTCTACGCGTGGCGCTTCCGGGGCGTGGACGCGATCGTCGGCTGCAACCAGCCGAGCGCGTGGATCGCCTGGTGGGCGGCGCGGCTGATGGACGTGCCCTACATCGTCTACCTCAACCAGCCCAACCGCCTCGTCTACCCGCGGAGCATCGACCGCGAGACGGGGTGGGTGGCGAATGCGGACTACCGATTGCTCGCCGCGATCGTGCTGCGCGCGGCCCGCTTTGTCGCGTGGGCGGACCGCCGGTCGGTGCAGGAGGCGGACCAGCTGCTGGTCAACGGCGACTACATCGGCGACATCATCCGGCGCACGTATCGCCGCGACGCGATCGACTGCCCGGCGGGCTGCCACGTGGCCGCATCCGGCTTTCCGCTGCCGGTCGAGGCGCGCTTCTCGGGCGGCCTGACCATCAACGGCTATCCGATCCGCCGGCCGTACGTGCTCTTGACCAACCGGCACTACCCCCAGAAGCGCTTCGACCTCGCGATCCGCGCGATGGCCGAGGTGCGGAGGCGCCATCCTCGCGTGCAGCTCGTGATTCCCGGACCGGCCACGCTGCACACGGCTTCGCTGCAAGCCCTGGTTGCGGAGCTGGGGATGTCGGACGCGGTGACGTTTCTCGGCGCCATCGCCGAGGACGAGCTGCAGCAGCTGTATGAAGGCGCCGCGGTCTACGTCTATCCCGCGCCCGAGGAGGACTTCGGCATGGGCGTGATCGAGTCGATGGCCAAGGGCGTGCCCGTGGTCGCGTGGAACCAGGCCGGGCCCACGGTGACGGTGGGGACCGGGACCGGGCACCTCGCCGAACCGCTCGAGGTGAGCGACTACGCCTCCGGGATCGCAGACCTTCTCGACCGGCCCGCCGAGAACCAGGCCATGGGTGAGCGCGCGTTCGCCTGGGCGCGACGCTTCGATTGGGAACGGCACCTGGACACGCTCGAGCGCTCCGTCCTCGAGGTGGCGCGGTCACACGAACAGGTCGCGGCGCAAGCAGCCACGGCATGA
- the rfbD gene encoding dTDP-4-dehydrorhamnose reductase, whose translation MKALVLGAGGQLGSDLATLLPEGAGVSHQEVSVADPAALLALMRDRRPDIVFNCAAYNAVDRAENERHLAFQVNSEGAFNAAVACERIGARLVHFSTNFVFDGRLDRPYVESDLALPLGVYAQSKREGERRVLEAMPRALVVRTAALFGDRGASSQGGSFPGRIVMRARAGGPLRVVADQRVNPTYTRDLAPVAIHLAQDGLEGVVHLVAGGCCGWDELARAALAECGVRGDVESVSSADIKSPAARPLNGCLSSTRVSPLRPWLEGLHQWAERRAAHGG comes from the coding sequence GTGAAAGCACTGGTGTTGGGGGCTGGCGGGCAGCTCGGATCGGACCTGGCGACACTGCTGCCGGAAGGCGCCGGTGTTTCTCATCAGGAGGTCTCGGTCGCCGACCCGGCCGCATTGCTGGCGCTGATGCGGGACCGGCGCCCGGACATCGTGTTCAACTGCGCCGCCTACAACGCCGTCGACCGGGCCGAGAACGAGCGACACCTCGCCTTCCAGGTCAATTCGGAAGGCGCGTTCAACGCGGCGGTGGCCTGCGAGCGCATCGGGGCGCGGCTGGTCCACTTCTCCACCAATTTCGTCTTCGACGGCAGGCTCGACCGTCCCTACGTGGAATCGGACCTGGCGCTACCGCTGGGGGTTTATGCGCAGTCGAAACGAGAGGGCGAGCGCCGGGTGCTGGAGGCGATGCCTCGTGCTCTGGTGGTCCGGACCGCGGCGCTGTTCGGTGACCGCGGCGCGTCGAGCCAGGGCGGCAGCTTCCCGGGACGAATCGTCATGCGGGCGCGGGCGGGAGGTCCGCTTCGCGTCGTCGCCGACCAACGGGTGAACCCCACCTACACTCGCGATCTCGCGCCAGTCGCCATTCATCTGGCCCAGGACGGGCTCGAGGGTGTGGTCCACCTCGTCGCCGGCGGCTGCTGTGGCTGGGATGAGCTGGCGCGCGCGGCGCTCGCGGAGTGCGGGGTGCGCGGTGACGTCGAGTCGGTGTCCAGCGCCGACATCAAGTCCCCAGCGGCCCGGCCGCTCAACGGATGCCTGAGTTCGACGCGCGTTTCGCCCCTGCGGCCGTGGCTCGAAGGCCTGCACCAGTGGGCTGAGCGCAGGGCCGCTCACGGCGGCTGA
- a CDS encoding class I SAM-dependent methyltransferase, translating into MRGGAIGNPIAPTPAFDYEAKRWGAAPLRPKPWYLNGLKLRYLLADLRGVHGSVLDVGCGAGSVAKAVKRERPDLRVLGCDLSRSALSVASESPDGVDFRLATAERLPFDDGEFDFVWIFDVLEHVEAPEPVLREVARVLRPGGGFHIVLPLEGQPRTLYRMVGCGTRWTAKARHGGHVQIFSADRFRSLATVCGLPAVRTRWSYHLLLQLLDLLYFSWLDWRGPVGGSVEDMSASRGGVMGGLMRTAARVVACLAWAEARLLRALPGGCGHFTCERAHERASPS; encoded by the coding sequence ATGCGAGGCGGCGCGATCGGCAATCCCATAGCGCCGACACCGGCCTTCGACTACGAGGCCAAGCGCTGGGGCGCGGCTCCTTTGCGGCCGAAGCCGTGGTACCTGAACGGGCTCAAGCTGCGGTACCTGCTGGCCGACCTGCGCGGGGTGCACGGCAGCGTCCTCGATGTGGGCTGTGGCGCCGGTTCCGTCGCCAAGGCGGTGAAGCGCGAACGCCCGGATCTCCGGGTGTTGGGCTGCGACCTGAGCCGCTCGGCCCTGTCGGTCGCGAGCGAGTCACCGGACGGAGTCGACTTCCGCCTGGCGACCGCGGAGCGGCTGCCGTTTGACGACGGCGAGTTCGACTTCGTGTGGATCTTCGACGTCCTGGAGCACGTGGAGGCCCCGGAGCCGGTGCTTCGCGAAGTCGCACGCGTCCTGCGGCCGGGCGGCGGGTTTCACATCGTGCTGCCCCTCGAAGGCCAGCCGCGAACGCTGTACCGAATGGTCGGATGCGGCACACGGTGGACGGCAAAAGCGCGGCACGGCGGGCATGTCCAGATCTTCTCGGCGGACCGCTTCCGATCGCTGGCGACCGTGTGCGGGCTGCCGGCGGTGCGCACCCGATGGAGTTACCACCTGCTCCTGCAGCTGCTGGACCTCCTGTATTTCTCGTGGCTGGATTGGCGCGGGCCGGTCGGCGGGTCGGTCGAGGACATGTCGGCGTCCCGCGGCGGGGTGATGGGCGGCCTGATGCGGACGGCGGCCAGGGTCGTGGCTTGCCTCGCCTGGGCCGAGGCCCGACTGCTGCGCGCACTGCCGGGGGGTTGCGGACACTTCACGTGCGAGCGAGCGCACGAGCGCGCCAGCCCAAGCTAG
- a CDS encoding NAD-dependent epimerase/dehydratase family protein, whose protein sequence is MDPTARINEPGSAPREESRATRRAERRVLITGGAGFLGVNAALHMIREGWHTTLLDNLSRPGTERNLKWLITRHPTQTTFIKEDVRNAGALAVHVKNQDAILHLAGQVAVTTSMVDPSTDFDVNARGTVNLLEAVRIHNPEAPFLFASTNKVYGKLDHNNAACKETQPIDFHSPYGCSKGAADQYVRDYARCFHMNTVVLRQSCIYGAHQYGTEDQGWVAHFVHSILNHRPLTIYGDGKQVRDVLDARDLSALYSTVIAKIDRTRGEIYNVGGGPANQRNLLEVIAHIGELTNTQPAYTFSDWREGDQAFYVSDITKAKQELGWEPQIPFDVGVKDLVAWAASVSG, encoded by the coding sequence ATGGATCCCACCGCCCGGATCAATGAGCCAGGTTCGGCGCCGCGAGAGGAGTCGCGCGCGACGCGCCGTGCAGAACGACGGGTCCTGATCACCGGCGGCGCCGGCTTCCTCGGCGTCAACGCCGCGCTCCACATGATCCGCGAGGGCTGGCACACAACTCTTCTCGACAATCTCAGCCGCCCCGGGACCGAGCGCAACCTCAAGTGGCTGATCACCCGCCACCCCACCCAGACGACTTTCATCAAGGAGGATGTGAGGAACGCCGGCGCCCTGGCGGTGCACGTCAAGAACCAGGACGCCATCCTCCACCTCGCCGGCCAGGTGGCGGTCACGACCTCGATGGTCGACCCCAGCACCGATTTCGACGTGAACGCCAGAGGCACTGTCAATCTGCTCGAGGCGGTTCGCATCCACAACCCCGAGGCGCCGTTCCTGTTTGCATCGACGAACAAGGTCTACGGAAAGCTCGACCACAACAACGCCGCCTGTAAAGAGACGCAGCCTATCGACTTCCACAGCCCGTACGGCTGCAGCAAGGGCGCGGCGGACCAGTACGTCAGGGATTACGCCCGCTGCTTCCACATGAACACCGTGGTCCTGCGGCAGAGCTGCATCTACGGCGCGCACCAGTACGGAACCGAGGACCAGGGCTGGGTCGCGCACTTCGTCCATTCGATCCTCAACCACCGGCCGCTCACCATCTACGGCGACGGCAAGCAGGTGCGCGACGTGCTCGACGCGCGCGACCTCAGCGCCCTCTACTCCACGGTCATCGCCAAGATCGACAGGACGCGGGGCGAGATCTACAACGTCGGCGGCGGCCCCGCGAACCAGAGGAATCTGCTCGAGGTCATCGCCCACATCGGCGAGCTGACCAACACCCAGCCGGCGTACACGTTCTCGGATTGGCGCGAAGGCGACCAGGCGTTCTACGTCAGCGACATCACCAAGGCGAAGCAGGAGCTCGGCTGGGAGCCGCAAATCCCATTCGACGTCGGTGTCAAGGACCTGGTCGCGTGGGCGGCTTCGGTCAGCGGCTAG